A region from the Aegilops tauschii subsp. strangulata cultivar AL8/78 chromosome 5, Aet v6.0, whole genome shotgun sequence genome encodes:
- the LOC141023034 gene encoding serine/threonine-protein phosphatase 7 long form homolog gives MAPKKEKRPPLADNIGTKYTMLDPRFDKRHRARFIENGVMLPPLRMRAHKTTVKMEYDDRYASFFRRARLLGFVMQFKLFLDCSENSALWMYLDFLKDWDAGYSSGAARLAYLYRSLDDATQRAKVTSGMCGCVWGLSIWMWEQIPVGRPEKLRSRAWTDYGQDGEDDRNPTVAYAWDVVRVYTGESKALYKVFSNELDALTPFQVTWRPYSDDREWGFELNSMCKQDRLLFRCIVPMICVYAVE, from the exons GAGGCCACCTCTTGCGGACAACATCGGCACGAAGTACACAATGCTTGACCCCAGGTTCGACAAGCGTCACCGTGCCCGTTTCATTGAGAATGGAGTG ATGCTGCCGCCACTGCGGATGAGGGCTCACAAGACGACGGTTAAGATGGAGTACGACGATCGATACGCATCGTTCTTCAGGAGAGCCCGACTATTGGGTTTCGTCATGCAGTTCAAGC TGTTTCTGGACTGCTCCGAGAACTCTGCCCTATGGATGTATCTCGACTTCCTAAAGGACTGGGATGCGGGGTACAGCTCGGGGGCCGCCAGACTCGCCTACCTATACCGTTCG CTTGACGACGCGACCCAGAGAGCGAAAGTCACGTCCGGTATGTGTGGATGTGTATGGGGCCTCTCCATTTGGATGTGGGAGCAAATCCCGGTGGGCCGTCCGGAGAAGCTGCGCTCGCGTGCATGGACGGACTATGGCCAAGATGGCGAAGATGATCGGAACCCGACTGTCGCATACGCTTGGGATGTGGTGCGTGTCTACACGGGCGAATCGAAGGCCTTGTACAAGGTCTTCAGCAACGAGCTTGATGCTCTCACGCCTTTCCAG GTTACTTGGCGGCCATATAGTGATGATCGAGAGTGGGGGTTCGAGCTGAACAGCATGTGCAAGCAAGACCGACTTCTCTTCCGGTGCATCGTGCCCATGATTTGTGTCTATGCCGTGGAGTAG